The proteins below are encoded in one region of Oncorhynchus gorbuscha isolate QuinsamMale2020 ecotype Even-year linkage group LG01, OgorEven_v1.0, whole genome shotgun sequence:
- the LOC124039602 gene encoding G/T mismatch-specific thymine DNA glycosylase-like isoform X2 produces MEEKQYTSLTVPTDYLQQWYQSTQQHPQAQHVMQYHNTGHMGHYMEGSREDRVMTELSVHQELPVHQELDFHHDFLGHQEPIVQHHQPVDTSQAPMPGKRKRGRPPKQKPGEGQPQEEHDQAEALKKAKRTLNRFNGMSVDEVMAKTLPDIIDHNLDILIIGINPGLLSAYKGRHYPNPGNHFWKCLFLSGLTDEQLNHMHDQNLPEKYGIGFTNMVERTTPGSKDLSSKEFREGGHQLVEKLKKYKPLIAAFNGKCIYEIFSKEIFGVKAKKLEFGLQPYTIPETETVCYLMPSSSPRCAQFPRAQDKVHFYIKLKELRDKIKGVASVAREVQETEYHFDLGLAKEDAKRMAIKEEQVDPEYENCGGASQDAKQSTSYCNISSTKETGMPSKDQATAMSHMPYDQWMTQSFADQIPDISCNSSNVAQPQLGAETF; encoded by the exons ATGGAAGAAAAGCAGTATACGTCACTGACGGTTCCTACGGATTACCTCCAACAGTG GTACCAGTCCACCCAGCAGCACCCCCAAGCTCAACATGTGATGCAGTACCATAACACAGGTCATATGGGCCATTACATGGAGGGATCCAGAGAGGACCGGGTCATGACAGAGCTGTCGGTCCATCAGGAGCTCCCAGTCCACCAAGAGCTGGACTTCCATCATGACTTCCTCGGCCATCAAGAGCCAATTGTCCAACATCATCAGCCTGTGGATACATCACAAG CTCCAATgccaggaaagagaaagagaggtaggccTCCCAAACAGAAGCCGGGGGAGGGCCAACCGCAGGAGGAACACGATCAGGCAGAAGCTCTGAAGAAAGCCAAAAGGACCCTTAACCGCTTCAATGGCATGTCAGTGGATGAGGTCATGGCCAAAACCCTGCCAGACATTATTGACCACAACCTCGACATTTTGATA ATTGGTATCAATCCAGGACTATTGTCAGCCTACAAGGGACGACATTACCCAAACCCAGGAAATCATTTTT GGAAATGCCTGTTCCTCTCTGGTCTTACTGATGAGCAACTCAACCACATGCACGATCAAAACTTACCGGAGAAGTATGGCATTGGCTTTACCAACATGGTGGAGAGGACAACGCCAGGAAGCAAAGACCTCTCAAG CAAAGAGTTTCGTGAAGGAGGCCATCAATTGGTAGAGAAGCTGAAGAAATACAAACCGCTAATTGCAGCTTTCAATGGAAAAT GTATTTACGAAATTTTCAGCAAAGAGATCTTTGGAGTGAAGGCAAAGAAACTCGAGTTTGGCTTACAGCCGTACACAATCCCAGAAACCGAAACG GTGTGCTATTTGATGCCATCGTCAAGCCCCCGCTGTGCCCAGTTCCCCCGCGCTCAGGACAAGGTTCACTTCTACATCAAGCTGAAGGAGCTACGGGACAAGATCAAGGGTGTGGCCTCAGTCGCCCGTGAGGTGCAAGAGACAGAGTACCACTTCGACTTGGGACTTGCCAAAG AGGATGCTAAGAGGATGGCCATCAAGGAAGAGCAGGTGGATCCGGAGTACGAGAACTGCGGTGGGGCGTCCCAGGATGCAAAGCAAAGCACCAGCTACTGCAACATTTCCTCCACCAAAGAGACCG GAATGCCCAGTAAGGACCAAGCTACGGCAATGAGCCACATGCCATACGACCAGTGGATGACACAGTCGTTTGCGGACCAGATACCGGACATTAGCTGTAACAGTAGCAATGTAGCTCAACCTCAGTTGGGAGCAGAAACCTTTTGA
- the LOC124039602 gene encoding G/T mismatch-specific thymine DNA glycosylase-like isoform X1: protein MEEKQYTSLTVPTDYLQQWYQSTQQHPQAQHVMQYHNTGHMGHYMEGSREDRVMTELSVHQELPVHQELDFHHDFLGHQEPIVQHHQPVDTSQAPMPGKRKRGRPPKQKPGEGQPQEEHDQAEALKKAKRTLNRFNGMSVDEVMAKTLPDIIDHNLDILIIGINPGLLSAYKGRHYPNPGNHFWKCLFLSGLTDEQLNHMHDQNLPEKYGIGFTNMVERTTPGSKDLSSKEFREGGHQLVEKLKKYKPLIAAFNGKCIYEIFSKEIFGVKAKKLEFGLQPYTIPETETVCYLMPSSSPRCAQFPRAQDKVHFYIKLKELRDKIKGVASVAREVQETEYHFDLGLAKEDAKRMAIKEEQVDPEYENCGGASQDAKQSTSYCNISSTKETGERMPSKDQATAMSHMPYDQWMTQSFADQIPDISCNSSNVAQPQLGAETF, encoded by the exons ATGGAAGAAAAGCAGTATACGTCACTGACGGTTCCTACGGATTACCTCCAACAGTG GTACCAGTCCACCCAGCAGCACCCCCAAGCTCAACATGTGATGCAGTACCATAACACAGGTCATATGGGCCATTACATGGAGGGATCCAGAGAGGACCGGGTCATGACAGAGCTGTCGGTCCATCAGGAGCTCCCAGTCCACCAAGAGCTGGACTTCCATCATGACTTCCTCGGCCATCAAGAGCCAATTGTCCAACATCATCAGCCTGTGGATACATCACAAG CTCCAATgccaggaaagagaaagagaggtaggccTCCCAAACAGAAGCCGGGGGAGGGCCAACCGCAGGAGGAACACGATCAGGCAGAAGCTCTGAAGAAAGCCAAAAGGACCCTTAACCGCTTCAATGGCATGTCAGTGGATGAGGTCATGGCCAAAACCCTGCCAGACATTATTGACCACAACCTCGACATTTTGATA ATTGGTATCAATCCAGGACTATTGTCAGCCTACAAGGGACGACATTACCCAAACCCAGGAAATCATTTTT GGAAATGCCTGTTCCTCTCTGGTCTTACTGATGAGCAACTCAACCACATGCACGATCAAAACTTACCGGAGAAGTATGGCATTGGCTTTACCAACATGGTGGAGAGGACAACGCCAGGAAGCAAAGACCTCTCAAG CAAAGAGTTTCGTGAAGGAGGCCATCAATTGGTAGAGAAGCTGAAGAAATACAAACCGCTAATTGCAGCTTTCAATGGAAAAT GTATTTACGAAATTTTCAGCAAAGAGATCTTTGGAGTGAAGGCAAAGAAACTCGAGTTTGGCTTACAGCCGTACACAATCCCAGAAACCGAAACG GTGTGCTATTTGATGCCATCGTCAAGCCCCCGCTGTGCCCAGTTCCCCCGCGCTCAGGACAAGGTTCACTTCTACATCAAGCTGAAGGAGCTACGGGACAAGATCAAGGGTGTGGCCTCAGTCGCCCGTGAGGTGCAAGAGACAGAGTACCACTTCGACTTGGGACTTGCCAAAG AGGATGCTAAGAGGATGGCCATCAAGGAAGAGCAGGTGGATCCGGAGTACGAGAACTGCGGTGGGGCGTCCCAGGATGCAAAGCAAAGCACCAGCTACTGCAACATTTCCTCCACCAAAGAGACCGGTGAGA GAATGCCCAGTAAGGACCAAGCTACGGCAATGAGCCACATGCCATACGACCAGTGGATGACACAGTCGTTTGCGGACCAGATACCGGACATTAGCTGTAACAGTAGCAATGTAGCTCAACCTCAGTTGGGAGCAGAAACCTTTTGA
- the LOC124039602 gene encoding G/T mismatch-specific thymine DNA glycosylase-like isoform X3 translates to MYNRYQSTQQHPQAQHVMQYHNTGHMGHYMEGSREDRVMTELSVHQELPVHQELDFHHDFLGHQEPIVQHHQPVDTSQAPMPGKRKRGRPPKQKPGEGQPQEEHDQAEALKKAKRTLNRFNGMSVDEVMAKTLPDIIDHNLDILIIGINPGLLSAYKGRHYPNPGNHFWKCLFLSGLTDEQLNHMHDQNLPEKYGIGFTNMVERTTPGSKDLSSKEFREGGHQLVEKLKKYKPLIAAFNGKCIYEIFSKEIFGVKAKKLEFGLQPYTIPETETVCYLMPSSSPRCAQFPRAQDKVHFYIKLKELRDKIKGVASVAREVQETEYHFDLGLAKEDAKRMAIKEEQVDPEYENCGGASQDAKQSTSYCNISSTKETGERMPSKDQATAMSHMPYDQWMTQSFADQIPDISCNSSNVAQPQLGAETF, encoded by the exons ATGTATAACAg GTACCAGTCCACCCAGCAGCACCCCCAAGCTCAACATGTGATGCAGTACCATAACACAGGTCATATGGGCCATTACATGGAGGGATCCAGAGAGGACCGGGTCATGACAGAGCTGTCGGTCCATCAGGAGCTCCCAGTCCACCAAGAGCTGGACTTCCATCATGACTTCCTCGGCCATCAAGAGCCAATTGTCCAACATCATCAGCCTGTGGATACATCACAAG CTCCAATgccaggaaagagaaagagaggtaggccTCCCAAACAGAAGCCGGGGGAGGGCCAACCGCAGGAGGAACACGATCAGGCAGAAGCTCTGAAGAAAGCCAAAAGGACCCTTAACCGCTTCAATGGCATGTCAGTGGATGAGGTCATGGCCAAAACCCTGCCAGACATTATTGACCACAACCTCGACATTTTGATA ATTGGTATCAATCCAGGACTATTGTCAGCCTACAAGGGACGACATTACCCAAACCCAGGAAATCATTTTT GGAAATGCCTGTTCCTCTCTGGTCTTACTGATGAGCAACTCAACCACATGCACGATCAAAACTTACCGGAGAAGTATGGCATTGGCTTTACCAACATGGTGGAGAGGACAACGCCAGGAAGCAAAGACCTCTCAAG CAAAGAGTTTCGTGAAGGAGGCCATCAATTGGTAGAGAAGCTGAAGAAATACAAACCGCTAATTGCAGCTTTCAATGGAAAAT GTATTTACGAAATTTTCAGCAAAGAGATCTTTGGAGTGAAGGCAAAGAAACTCGAGTTTGGCTTACAGCCGTACACAATCCCAGAAACCGAAACG GTGTGCTATTTGATGCCATCGTCAAGCCCCCGCTGTGCCCAGTTCCCCCGCGCTCAGGACAAGGTTCACTTCTACATCAAGCTGAAGGAGCTACGGGACAAGATCAAGGGTGTGGCCTCAGTCGCCCGTGAGGTGCAAGAGACAGAGTACCACTTCGACTTGGGACTTGCCAAAG AGGATGCTAAGAGGATGGCCATCAAGGAAGAGCAGGTGGATCCGGAGTACGAGAACTGCGGTGGGGCGTCCCAGGATGCAAAGCAAAGCACCAGCTACTGCAACATTTCCTCCACCAAAGAGACCGGTGAGA GAATGCCCAGTAAGGACCAAGCTACGGCAATGAGCCACATGCCATACGACCAGTGGATGACACAGTCGTTTGCGGACCAGATACCGGACATTAGCTGTAACAGTAGCAATGTAGCTCAACCTCAGTTGGGAGCAGAAACCTTTTGA
- the lg01h12orf73 gene encoding protein BRAWNIN translates to MPAGVSWPRYLRMFGASVLSMFVGAEVVHQYYRPDLTIPEIPPKPGELRTELLGFKAREEAAAVAAQRQ, encoded by the exons ATGCCTGCTGGTGTGTCATGGCCTCGGTACCTGAGGATGTTTGGTGCCAGTGTACTATCTATGTTTGTTGGAGCAGAGGTTGTCCATCAGTACTACAGACCCGATCTG ACTATTCCAGAAATCCCTCCCAAACCTGGTGAATTGAGGACTGAACTGCTGGGATTTAAAGCCAGAGAAGAGGCTGCTGCCGTTGCTGCCCAAAGACAGTGA
- the si:dkey-42p14.3 gene encoding EF-hand calcium-binding domain-containing protein 10 isoform X1 gives MATPREQEAADYLRRHKIIELMDNLTSMLFFYRPERPNEFLITQLEQLRVSKMRSLDCPSLFNDTNLDAVLGILDPINQGHITFVQYKEALTTLGIEKFNACPEGVAKDKISHETFKREAKEGLQRSSATFIS, from the exons ATGGCGACACCAAGAGAGCAAGAGGCTGCAGATTATCTTAGAAGACACAAAATTATCGAACTCATGGATAATTTAACAAGCATGCTCTTCTTTTACAGACCAG AGAGACCAAACGAGTTCCTGATCACACAGCTTGAACAACTGAGAGTATCCAAAATGCGGTCACTGGATTGCCCAAGCCTGTTCAACGACACAAACCTGGATGCCGTTTTGGGCATCTTGGACCCTATCAACCAAGGGCACATCACTTTTGTTCAGTACAAGGAGG CACTAACCACTTTGGGGATTGAGAAGTTTAATGCGTGTCCTGAAGGTGTGGCCAAGGACAAGATATCTCACGAGACCTTCAAGAGAGAGGC gaaGGAGGGCTTACAGAGAAGCTCAGCAACGTTTATATCTTAA
- the si:dkey-42p14.3 gene encoding uncharacterized protein si:dkey-42p14.3 isoform X2: protein MRSLDCPSLFNDTNLDAVLGILDPINQGHITFVQYKEALTTLGIEKFNACPEGVAKDKISHETFKREAKEGLQRSSATFIS from the exons ATGCGGTCACTGGATTGCCCAAGCCTGTTCAACGACACAAACCTGGATGCCGTTTTGGGCATCTTGGACCCTATCAACCAAGGGCACATCACTTTTGTTCAGTACAAGGAGG CACTAACCACTTTGGGGATTGAGAAGTTTAATGCGTGTCCTGAAGGTGTGGCCAAGGACAAGATATCTCACGAGACCTTCAAGAGAGAGGC gaaGGAGGGCTTACAGAGAAGCTCAGCAACGTTTATATCTTAA